A single region of the Myripristis murdjan chromosome 3, fMyrMur1.1, whole genome shotgun sequence genome encodes:
- the trip4 gene encoding activating signal cointegrator 1 isoform X1 — translation MSDALLKWCVDQLHQHFGLEACEDIVQYILSIDKAEEIEEYVGDLLQGTDGRKRQFIDELLSRWRKTQRQTADTAGLFVLKDSGSGADCHDTTKDSQKKSKRKGRNKQEVMSVSQVEPEPEAVKTPIDLMKAQESNSASSTKKKSKFVNLYAKEGQDKLAVILPGRHTCDCLAQKHNLINNCLSCGRIVCEQEGSGPCLFCGSLVCTKEEQEILQRDSNKSQKLRKKLMGDCTDRDYLPHQEARIKAGLEKALQHKDKLLEYDKNSVRRTQVLDDESDYFATDSNQWLSPSERDKLRKKEEELRELRHASRKDRKITLDFAGRQVLDEGDNLSEYYTKLDQTIKAMNSDSAVKSPRLTEGQAGQQNLRQLVNPNIMQAAPEWVNVGSSESHKSKGMGSGEDKAGEERSRLRIQDRELQEMSDGGWCLSMHQPWASLLVKGIKRVEGRSWYTSHRGRLWIAAAAKKPTPQEIAEVENMYRHIYKREPRFPKDYPTGCLLGCVNMTDCLSQEQFQEQFADTSEESASPFVFICTNPQELVVKFPMKGKHKIWKLESQYHQGAKKGLLPSAAE, via the exons ATGTCGGATGCTCTGCTGAAATGGTGTGTGGACCAGCTACACCAGCACTTCGGTCTGGAGGCGTGTGAGGACATCGTCCA GTACATCCTGTCCATTGACAAGGCGGAGGAGATCGAGGAGTATGTGGGAGACCTGCTCCAGGGGACGGACGGCAGGAAGAGGCAGTTCATAGATGAGCTCCTGAGCAGATGGAGGAAGACCCAGAGGCAGACTGCAGACACCGCCGGCCTTTTCGTTCTCAAAGACTCTGGGTCTGGAGCCg ATTGTCATGACACGACAAAAGACTCCCAGAAGAAGTCCAAGCGCAAAGGCCGCAACAAACAGGAGGTGATGAGTGTGAGTCAAGTAGAACCTGAGCCAGAGGCAGTGAAAACCCCCATCGACCTCATGAAG GCCCAAGAAAGCAACAGTGCCTCttcaacaaagaagaaaagtaagTTTGTGAATCTCTATGCTAAAGAAGGACAGGACAAACTGGCTGTCATTCTCCCTGGCCGCCATACCTGTGACTGCCTTGCCCAAAAGCACAACCTCATCAACAACTGCCTCAGCTGTGGTCGCATTGTGTGCGAGCAGGAGGGCTCAGGTCCCTGCCTCTTCTGTGGAAGCCTG GTCTGCACGAAAGAGGAACAAGAAATTCTGCAGCGAGACTCCAACAAAAGCCAGAAACTACGAAAGAAACTCATGGGAG ATTGCACCGATAGAGATTATCTCCCACACCAGGAGGCGCGGATTAAGGCTGGCTTGGAGAAAGCCCTTCAACACAAGGATAAACTGCTAGAATATGACAAGAATAG TGTCAGGAGAACCCAGGTTCTGGATGATGAGTCAGATTACTTTGCCACCGATTCCAATCAGTGGCTGTCACCTAGTGAGCGTGACAAGCTGcggaaaaaggaagaggagcTACGAGAACTTCGTCACGCTTCCCGGAAGGACAGGAAGATCACGTTGGACTTTGCTGGTAGACAAGTACTTGACGAAGGAGACAACCTCAGCGAGTACTACACCAA GCTTGATCAGACCATCAAGGCTATGAACTCGGACTCTGCAGTGAAATCACCTCGGCTCACTGAGGGACAAGCTGGGCAGCAAAACCTCCGACAGCTGGTCAACCCCAACATAATGCAAGCTGCACCTGAG TGGGTCAATGTGGGCAGCAGTGAGAGCCACAAGAGCAAGGGCATGGGTTCAGGGGAGGACAAGGCAGGAGAGGAGCGATCCAGACTGAGAATACAAGACCGAGAGCTGCAGGAGATGTCTGATGGAGGCTGGTGCCTCAGCATGCACCAGCCGTGGGCCTCTCTGCTGGTCAAAGGCATCAAGAG ggtagAAGGACGGAGCTGGTACACATCCCACCGGGGTCGTCTTTggattgctgctgctgccaaaaAGCCCACTCCACAGGAGATCGCTGAAGTGGAAAACATGTACCGCCACATCTACAAGAGag AGCCCAGGTTTCCTAAAGACTACCCGACTGGCTGCTTGCTGGGCTGCGTCAACATGACAGACTGCCTGTCTCAGGAGCAATTCCAGGAACAG TTCGCCGATACCTCTGAGGAGTCGGCTTCCCCATTCGTCTTCATCTGCACCAACCCTCAGGAACTGGTGGTGAAATTCCCCATGAAAGGGAAGCACAAGATCT
- the trip4 gene encoding activating signal cointegrator 1 isoform X2: MSDALLKWCVDQLHQHFGLEACEDIVQYILSIDKAEEIEEYVGDLLQGTDGRKRQFIDELLSRWRKTQRQTADTAGLFVLKDSGSGADCHDTTKDSQKKSKRKGRNKQEVMSVSQVEPEPEAVKTPIDLMKAQESNSASSTKKKSKFVNLYAKEGQDKLAVILPGRHTCDCLAQKHNLINNCLSCGRIVCEQEGSGPCLFCGSLVCTKEEQEILQRDSNKSQKLRKKLMGDCTDRDYLPHQEARIKAGLEKALQHKDKLLEYDKNSVRRTQVLDDESDYFATDSNQWLSPSERDKLRKKEEELRELRHASRKDRKITLDFAGRQVLDEGDNLSEYYTKLDQTIKAMNSDSAVKSPRLTEGQAGQQNLRQLVNPNIMQAAPEWVNVGSSESHKSKGMGSGEDKAGEERSRLRIQDRELQEMSDGGWCLSMHQPWASLLVKGIKRVEGRSWYTSHRGRLWIAAAAKKPTPQEIAEVENMYRHIYKREPRFPKDYPTGCLLGCVNMTDCLSQEQFQEQGSWRVSTTRVPRRGCFHQLQNDVREEAKEEKPILRLIGRG, from the exons ATGTCGGATGCTCTGCTGAAATGGTGTGTGGACCAGCTACACCAGCACTTCGGTCTGGAGGCGTGTGAGGACATCGTCCA GTACATCCTGTCCATTGACAAGGCGGAGGAGATCGAGGAGTATGTGGGAGACCTGCTCCAGGGGACGGACGGCAGGAAGAGGCAGTTCATAGATGAGCTCCTGAGCAGATGGAGGAAGACCCAGAGGCAGACTGCAGACACCGCCGGCCTTTTCGTTCTCAAAGACTCTGGGTCTGGAGCCg ATTGTCATGACACGACAAAAGACTCCCAGAAGAAGTCCAAGCGCAAAGGCCGCAACAAACAGGAGGTGATGAGTGTGAGTCAAGTAGAACCTGAGCCAGAGGCAGTGAAAACCCCCATCGACCTCATGAAG GCCCAAGAAAGCAACAGTGCCTCttcaacaaagaagaaaagtaagTTTGTGAATCTCTATGCTAAAGAAGGACAGGACAAACTGGCTGTCATTCTCCCTGGCCGCCATACCTGTGACTGCCTTGCCCAAAAGCACAACCTCATCAACAACTGCCTCAGCTGTGGTCGCATTGTGTGCGAGCAGGAGGGCTCAGGTCCCTGCCTCTTCTGTGGAAGCCTG GTCTGCACGAAAGAGGAACAAGAAATTCTGCAGCGAGACTCCAACAAAAGCCAGAAACTACGAAAGAAACTCATGGGAG ATTGCACCGATAGAGATTATCTCCCACACCAGGAGGCGCGGATTAAGGCTGGCTTGGAGAAAGCCCTTCAACACAAGGATAAACTGCTAGAATATGACAAGAATAG TGTCAGGAGAACCCAGGTTCTGGATGATGAGTCAGATTACTTTGCCACCGATTCCAATCAGTGGCTGTCACCTAGTGAGCGTGACAAGCTGcggaaaaaggaagaggagcTACGAGAACTTCGTCACGCTTCCCGGAAGGACAGGAAGATCACGTTGGACTTTGCTGGTAGACAAGTACTTGACGAAGGAGACAACCTCAGCGAGTACTACACCAA GCTTGATCAGACCATCAAGGCTATGAACTCGGACTCTGCAGTGAAATCACCTCGGCTCACTGAGGGACAAGCTGGGCAGCAAAACCTCCGACAGCTGGTCAACCCCAACATAATGCAAGCTGCACCTGAG TGGGTCAATGTGGGCAGCAGTGAGAGCCACAAGAGCAAGGGCATGGGTTCAGGGGAGGACAAGGCAGGAGAGGAGCGATCCAGACTGAGAATACAAGACCGAGAGCTGCAGGAGATGTCTGATGGAGGCTGGTGCCTCAGCATGCACCAGCCGTGGGCCTCTCTGCTGGTCAAAGGCATCAAGAG ggtagAAGGACGGAGCTGGTACACATCCCACCGGGGTCGTCTTTggattgctgctgctgccaaaaAGCCCACTCCACAGGAGATCGCTGAAGTGGAAAACATGTACCGCCACATCTACAAGAGag AGCCCAGGTTTCCTAAAGACTACCCGACTGGCTGCTTGCTGGGCTGCGTCAACATGACAGACTGCCTGTCTCAGGAGCAATTCCAGGAACAG